A window from Bacteroidales bacterium encodes these proteins:
- a CDS encoding RNA polymerase sigma-70 factor yields the protein MPGNLEAFEKLFKSFYAPLVAYANRYVSDVETAREIVQDFFVRFYEKKNTLSIDVSVKSYLYRSVYNCCINYLNQKNIQERHLKNIQMEKSDEENLEDEINSVELQHRIYEIIDDLPSQCRKIFKMNRFEGLKNDEIAAKLNLSKRTIETQISKALKVLRKKLTNYISDFQNIHED from the coding sequence ATGCCGGGGAATCTGGAGGCTTTTGAAAAACTGTTCAAGTCTTTCTATGCCCCTCTCGTGGCCTATGCCAACCGGTATGTTTCGGATGTGGAAACCGCAAGGGAGATCGTGCAGGACTTTTTTGTCCGCTTCTATGAAAAGAAAAACACATTGTCAATCGATGTCTCGGTAAAATCTTACCTGTACCGTTCGGTTTATAATTGTTGTATTAATTATCTGAATCAGAAAAATATTCAGGAACGGCATCTGAAAAACATCCAGATGGAAAAATCGGATGAAGAGAACCTTGAAGATGAAATTAACTCGGTTGAATTGCAGCATCGTATATATGAGATCATTGACGATTTGCCTTCACAGTGCCGTAAGATTTTTAAAATGAACCGCTTTGAGGGCCTGAAGAACGATGAAATTGCAGCTAAACTGAATCTGTCCAAACGAACGATTGAAACCCAGATCAGTAAAGCACTTAAAGTTTTGAGAAAGAAGCTTACCAACTATATTTCTGATTTTCAGAATATTCATGAAGATTGA
- a CDS encoding lactonase family protein, with the protein MKEREIIVYIGTYTESEPHLQGKSKGIYIYSFNSDSGKLTYKNVSPATVNPSYLAISPDKKYLYAVNETGTGMISAFRLTAGGDSLHFINKVSSEGDSPCFIETDKDGRYVFTANYGSGNIALFPVNDDGSLQPANQVEQHKGRGLTDRQESPHAHCIRLWHNDRFVYSCDLGTDKVYVYTLDKTNGKLLPGTDYSTMAGAGPRHMAFHPLKNIAYVINELNGTIECLKTDTVSGELVHFQTVSTSGDSAGVSAGCADIHITPDGEFLYASNRGTLNSIAMYTIDRENGTLAFTGLMPVKGKTPRNFAIDPTGNWLLVANQNSDQIVSFRIDHKTGRLVDTGIIADVPSPVCIQFLQP; encoded by the coding sequence GTGAAAGAAAGAGAAATTATTGTTTATATCGGAACATATACCGAATCGGAACCCCATTTGCAGGGAAAGTCAAAAGGAATATATATTTATTCCTTTAACTCTGATTCCGGAAAACTTACTTATAAAAACGTATCTCCGGCAACAGTTAATCCTTCGTACCTGGCAATAAGCCCGGATAAAAAGTACCTGTATGCCGTGAACGAAACCGGCACTGGTATGATAAGCGCATTCCGGTTAACGGCAGGCGGTGATAGTCTTCATTTTATTAATAAGGTATCATCAGAAGGAGATTCACCATGTTTTATCGAAACGGATAAAGATGGCAGGTATGTATTCACTGCCAATTATGGCAGCGGCAACATAGCCCTTTTCCCTGTTAACGATGATGGTTCATTGCAACCCGCTAATCAGGTGGAACAGCATAAAGGAAGAGGTTTGACTGACAGGCAGGAATCACCGCATGCCCATTGCATCAGGCTGTGGCATAACGACCGTTTTGTTTATTCCTGTGATTTGGGAACAGATAAGGTTTATGTGTATACTCTTGATAAAACCAATGGAAAACTGCTTCCCGGAACGGATTATTCAACAATGGCCGGCGCCGGTCCCAGGCACATGGCATTTCATCCGCTAAAGAATATCGCTTATGTGATCAACGAACTGAACGGTACCATTGAGTGCCTGAAAACCGATACGGTTTCGGGTGAACTGGTTCACTTTCAAACCGTATCCACTTCAGGGGACAGTGCAGGAGTATCAGCAGGATGTGCCGATATTCATATCACTCCGGATGGGGAATTTTTGTATGCCTCAAACAGAGGTACCCTCAACAGCATTGCCATGTATACAATCGATAGGGAAAACGGAACGCTTGCATTTACGGGACTTATGCCGGTTAAAGGTAAAACCCCGCGTAATTTTGCCATTGATCCGACAGGAAACTGGTTATTGGTTGCCAATCAGAATTCAGATCAGATTGTTAGTTTCAGAATTGATCACAAAACAGGGCGACTGGTTGATACTGGAATTATTGCCGATGTTCCAAGCCCGGTTTGCATCCAGTTTCTGCAACCATGA
- the arfB gene encoding alternative ribosome rescue aminoacyl-tRNA hydrolase ArfB: MTDILKGRNFENEFLFQASRSSGPGGQNVNKVSTRIELRFDIFSSALLNEEEKSRVAEKLKTRITKEGILLLVSQTGRTQMENRESVIQKFYDLLIKALTPVKKRKKTVPTFQSKIKRLESKQLHSIKKGRRKVDFEE, translated from the coding sequence ATGACAGATATACTCAAAGGCCGGAATTTTGAAAACGAATTTCTGTTTCAGGCCAGCCGCAGCAGTGGTCCCGGCGGTCAGAATGTAAATAAGGTCAGCACCCGTATTGAATTACGGTTTGATATCTTCAGTTCCGCACTACTAAACGAAGAAGAGAAATCAAGAGTAGCTGAAAAATTAAAGACAAGAATTACAAAAGAAGGTATATTACTGCTAGTTTCACAAACCGGCAGAACGCAAATGGAGAACCGGGAAAGCGTTATTCAAAAATTCTACGATCTGCTTATAAAGGCTCTGACCCCTGTCAAAAAGCGAAAAAAAACGGTTCCTACCTTTCAGTCAAAAATCAAACGATTGGAAAGCAAACAGTTGCACTCAATTAAAAAAGGAAGAAGAAAAGTTGATTTTGAGGAATAA
- a CDS encoding GAF domain-containing protein, with protein sequence MNNKKISRYQRIYQQIKELISDCDDLQSKMATVNAVLHHKMEGFFWTGFYMHKDGNLLVGPYQGPLACLKLTPGKGVCWAAVNSGKSIIVPDVHLFEGHIACDSRSKSEIAIPVSDNSGKIIAVLDIDSNRLANFDESDREELEKIVSLL encoded by the coding sequence ATGAATAACAAGAAGATTTCAAGGTATCAAAGAATATATCAGCAGATAAAAGAACTGATCTCAGATTGTGATGATCTGCAATCGAAGATGGCTACTGTGAATGCAGTTTTGCATCATAAAATGGAAGGATTTTTCTGGACCGGTTTCTATATGCATAAAGATGGGAACCTGCTTGTTGGTCCTTACCAGGGCCCCCTTGCCTGTCTAAAATTAACACCCGGCAAGGGAGTGTGCTGGGCTGCTGTGAACAGTGGCAAATCAATCATTGTCCCCGATGTTCACCTGTTTGAAGGACATATAGCATGTGATTCAAGGTCCAAATCAGAAATAGCCATTCCGGTAAGCGATAATAGCGGAAAAATAATAGCCGTTCTGGATATTGACAGCAACAGGCTGGCTAATTTCGACGAAAGTGATCGCGAAGAGCTTGAGAAGATAGTGTCGTTACTTTAG
- a CDS encoding response regulator, which translates to MKIIIADDYYTNRLLVSEILKSLGHDYIIAENGKQALEALENNNDVDLVLMDLEMPVMNGIEAMRYIRDRLVYPKSNIPIIALTAHNPGMYIQEGQESGFNKLMGKPYSIDKIAEVLEYYNS; encoded by the coding sequence ATGAAAATTATTATCGCAGATGACTATTACACAAACCGCTTACTGGTTTCGGAAATCCTTAAGAGCCTTGGTCACGATTATATAATAGCTGAGAATGGCAAACAGGCTCTTGAAGCTCTTGAGAATAACAATGATGTTGATCTTGTTTTAATGGACCTTGAAATGCCGGTTATGAACGGGATAGAAGCCATGCGCTATATACGTGACAGACTGGTATACCCGAAAAGCAACATCCCTATTATTGCACTCACCGCACATAACCCGGGGATGTACATACAGGAGGGCCAGGAATCGGGATTCAACAAATTAATGGGGAAACCTTATTCAATTGACAAAATTGCTGAAGTGCTCGAGTATTACAATTCGTAA
- a CDS encoding Crp/Fnr family transcriptional regulator — MANQHISVNPTGIPLEYCLLSDELENIHAHTNYVSFHKREVIFRQHTPASHILFVKSGLVKIYKEGRNKRNFILKIASAGEFIGLMSVFGGSMNQFSASAVDSSQIGYIEKSAFNSIMQKNGEFANGVAKYLSEEGLFIFERLIGQSHKQLPGRIADVILYFSDTIFKKEEFEFPLTRRELAELAGTTKESFIRTLSEFKNDKIISLEGSRVMINSMKIIRTLSELG, encoded by the coding sequence ATGGCAAATCAGCATATATCAGTCAATCCGACCGGAATACCCCTGGAATACTGCCTTCTTTCTGATGAACTGGAGAATATACATGCACATACCAATTATGTGTCATTTCACAAAAGAGAGGTAATTTTCAGGCAGCATACTCCGGCATCCCATATACTTTTCGTTAAATCCGGTCTTGTTAAAATCTACAAGGAAGGCCGCAATAAGCGCAACTTTATACTTAAAATTGCGTCAGCCGGTGAATTCATAGGACTTATGTCGGTTTTTGGCGGTTCTATGAATCAGTTTTCTGCATCAGCAGTTGATTCCTCTCAAATCGGCTATATTGAAAAAAGCGCCTTCAACTCGATTATGCAAAAAAACGGCGAGTTTGCCAACGGTGTAGCCAAATACCTGAGTGAAGAAGGTCTCTTCATTTTTGAGAGGCTTATCGGACAGTCGCACAAGCAACTTCCAGGCCGTATTGCAGATGTTATCCTATATTTTTCAGATACCATATTCAAGAAAGAGGAATTTGAATTTCCTCTTACCCGGAGAGAACTTGCTGAATTGGCTGGAACAACAAAGGAAAGTTTTATACGAACCCTGTCAGAATTCAAAAATGATAAAATTATAAGCCTTGAAGGTTCCAGGGTAATGATAAATAGTATGAAGATTATCAGAACATTGAGTGAATTAGGATAA
- the pyk gene encoding pyruvate kinase, with amino-acid sequence MYKKTKIVATVSDLHCDVEFIRELFDNGMNVVRMNTAHQSIEDTIKIIHNVREVSDKIALMLDTKGPEIRTTASDYKVSVKKGDRILIRGNAAKASAPDCIYVNYNNFVNEIEIGRKILVDDGDIEFVVVSKQDDALVCLATNDGNVKGKKSVNVPDGKFNLPALNEKDRAYIDMAIEQDIDFIAHSFVRNKQDVMAIQHILDEHKSRIKIIAKIENQEGVDNLDEILPYVYGVMVARGDLAIEIPYEKIPGIQKMIINKCIDARKPVIVATQMLHSMIENPRPTRAEVSDVANAIYSKADAIMLSGETANGNYPVESVSTMTRIATEVEKSRSDLHETPMLVMSTRTSAYLSKSAVQASIELDCKAIIADTSTGRTIRNMACYRGRKIIFAQCYDKRVVRELALSFGVYADHLPEGKTYNFIIHALNMLIERKELQKSDKVVVVGGNFEWTQSASFIEISSVGNMLELLHKP; translated from the coding sequence ATGTACAAGAAAACCAAGATTGTCGCCACTGTCTCCGATTTACATTGTGATGTTGAATTTATCCGCGAATTGTTTGATAACGGGATGAATGTGGTAAGAATGAATACCGCTCACCAATCCATCGAAGATACAATTAAGATTATCCATAATGTACGCGAAGTATCGGATAAAATAGCCCTGATGCTCGATACCAAAGGGCCTGAGATCAGAACAACCGCATCTGATTATAAAGTTTCAGTTAAAAAAGGTGACCGCATACTCATAAGAGGCAATGCCGCAAAAGCTTCGGCACCTGATTGCATATATGTGAATTACAACAATTTCGTAAATGAAATTGAAATCGGCAGAAAAATTCTTGTCGACGATGGGGATATTGAATTTGTAGTGGTTTCAAAACAGGATGATGCCCTTGTCTGTCTCGCTACTAATGACGGAAATGTAAAAGGCAAGAAAAGCGTAAATGTGCCCGACGGTAAATTCAACCTGCCTGCTCTTAACGAAAAAGACAGGGCATACATTGATATGGCCATTGAACAGGATATTGATTTCATTGCCCATTCCTTTGTCCGAAACAAGCAGGATGTAATGGCCATTCAGCATATACTCGACGAACATAAGTCAAGGATAAAGATTATCGCCAAAATTGAAAACCAGGAAGGTGTTGACAACCTTGATGAAATACTGCCTTATGTTTATGGAGTTATGGTAGCCCGTGGCGATCTCGCCATTGAAATACCCTATGAGAAGATCCCCGGAATCCAGAAAATGATCATCAATAAATGTATAGATGCCCGAAAGCCTGTAATTGTGGCCACTCAGATGCTTCATTCGATGATTGAAAATCCCAGGCCCACCAGGGCAGAGGTGTCCGATGTGGCTAATGCCATTTATTCCAAAGCTGACGCCATAATGCTCAGCGGTGAAACAGCAAATGGCAACTATCCGGTTGAATCAGTGAGCACGATGACACGCATTGCCACTGAGGTTGAAAAAAGCAGGAGCGATCTTCATGAAACACCCATGCTCGTGATGAGCACAAGAACTTCCGCATACCTTTCCAAATCAGCCGTCCAGGCATCCATTGAACTCGACTGCAAAGCCATCATTGCGGATACTTCAACCGGGCGAACCATCCGGAATATGGCATGCTACAGGGGCCGCAAAATAATTTTTGCACAATGTTATGACAAACGTGTTGTAAGAGAATTGGCACTTTCATTTGGTGTTTATGCGGATCACCTCCCCGAAGGGAAAACTTACAATTTTATTATTCATGCCCTTAACATGCTGATTGAAAGAAAGGAACTTCAGAAATCGGATAAGGTAGTGGTTGTCGGTGGAAACTTCGAGTGGACGCAGAGTGCATCATTTATTGAAATCAGTTCTGTAGGTAATATGCTGGAATTACTGCATAAACCCTGA